The following proteins are encoded in a genomic region of Bacillus sp. FJAT-22090:
- a CDS encoding chemotaxis protein CheC translates to MYEKSITSMHLDVLKEIGNIGAAHAATSLSTLLNKKIDMKVPKVEMVSFDEMMELAGGPDSVVAGIYLRIEGDVTGSMFFVLPVEQANRFIRRLVQDDQFDFQSGAISEIGASAMQELGNILSGSYLSALSDFTGLKIYPTVPALSIDMVGAIISFGLVEVSHVSDYVIVIDTAINEEDVPNEESVRGHFFLLPDPESFEAIFQALGVS, encoded by the coding sequence ATGTACGAAAAAAGTATAACGTCGATGCATTTAGATGTATTAAAAGAGATAGGTAATATTGGTGCAGCACATGCAGCTACATCATTATCTACACTATTAAATAAAAAGATTGACATGAAGGTTCCAAAAGTCGAAATGGTTTCTTTTGATGAAATGATGGAACTTGCAGGGGGACCAGATAGTGTAGTAGCCGGAATCTATTTACGAATAGAAGGTGACGTCACTGGCAGTATGTTTTTTGTGTTACCTGTAGAACAAGCAAATCGTTTCATAAGAAGATTGGTCCAGGATGATCAATTTGACTTTCAATCAGGTGCAATATCCGAAATCGGTGCATCTGCTATGCAAGAACTAGGAAACATACTCTCGGGTTCTTATCTATCAGCTCTATCCGATTTCACAGGGTTGAAAATCTACCCTACTGTTCCAGCTTTAAGTATTGATATGGTTGGTGCAATTATAAGTTTTGGACTTGTAGAAGTCTCTCATGTTAGTGACTATGTCATTGTAATTGATACTGCTATAAATGAAGAAGATGTGCCAAATGAAGAAAGTGTAAGAGGACATTTCTTCTTATTACCTGATCCTGAATCATTTGAAGCTATTTTTCAAGCATTAGGAGTAAGTTAA
- a CDS encoding chemotaxis protein CheW → MTEALDVKSVKVVVFQLAGKEYVIPVSHVQGIEKLIHITRVPKTPSYVKGVINLRGVVTPIIDLKNRFGLGESELNDSCRIIIITLENMNVGVIVDSANDVLDIPTDAIEPQPEVVGGLEQDFIAGVAKLDRRLLILLHLNLVLNPIKTGV, encoded by the coding sequence ATGACAGAAGCTTTAGACGTTAAAAGTGTGAAAGTAGTTGTTTTTCAGTTAGCAGGAAAAGAGTATGTAATACCTGTAAGTCATGTACAAGGAATTGAAAAATTAATTCATATTACACGTGTTCCAAAAACACCTTCTTATGTAAAGGGTGTTATTAATTTAAGAGGTGTAGTGACGCCGATTATCGATTTAAAAAATAGATTTGGACTCGGTGAAAGTGAATTAAACGATTCTTGTAGAATCATTATTATCACACTAGAGAATATGAATGTTGGTGTAATTGTTGATTCTGCTAATGATGTATTAGATATTCCAACAGATGCTATCGAGCCTCAACCGGAAGTAGTAGGAGGGTTGGAGCAAGATTTTATAGCAGGTGTAGCAAAACTAGATCGCCGGTTGTTAATTCTTCTACATTTGAATCTAGTATTAAATCCTATTAAGACAGGTGTATAA
- a CDS encoding chemotaxis protein CheA yields the protein MDTNQYLEMFIEESKEHLQACNEHLLELEKNPSNIAIVNEVFRSAHTLKGMSATMGYEDIANLTHKMENILDLIRNNKLDVTPELLDVVFVAVDQLEGMVLDIAAGGDGKLDVTDTVQKLHKIETGEEVPVAATTVETKEEAEVNDTNWLSYDDYELTVIQQSFEQDYHTYEISVQLREDCLLKAARVYMVFELLEKMGDVIKSSPSVEKLEDEQFDNIFYIALVTSEPKDDVQKKLMKVSEVTEVKVNPVTIEQLKNRQNVELNQVEASQQIVVEQEQVNNANETKPASTEKSTPSKANHSTGNKTIRVNIERLDILMNLFEELVIDRGRLQSISEELHNGELDETVERMSRITGDLQNIILNMRMVPVETVFNRFPRMVRQLERDLNKKINLEVIGAETELDRTVIDEIGDPLVHLIRNSLDHGIESPEIRIANGKPEEGTVVLRAYHSGNHVFIEIEDDGAGINRQKVLKKAISRGLVSEETASTLSDKQVAEFILSSGFSTADKISDVSGRGVGLDVVKTTIESLGGTIDISSTEGKGSLFSIQLPLTLSIISVMLVELGEEIYAIPLSSIIETAIIRSSDILNAHNQKVIDFRGKVVPLVFLEDVFDVPRESNEEEFHSVVLVRKGDKLAGLVVDSFIGQQEVVLKSLGEYLTSVFAISGATILGNGKVALIVDCNALII from the coding sequence ATGGATACAAATCAATATTTAGAAATGTTTATAGAAGAAAGTAAAGAACATTTACAGGCTTGCAATGAACATTTATTAGAACTAGAAAAAAATCCATCCAACATTGCAATTGTTAATGAAGTCTTTCGTTCTGCACACACATTAAAAGGTATGTCCGCTACTATGGGCTACGAGGATATTGCAAATTTGACACATAAAATGGAAAACATTTTAGATTTAATCCGAAACAATAAATTAGATGTAACACCTGAATTGTTAGATGTGGTATTTGTTGCGGTAGATCAATTAGAAGGAATGGTCCTAGACATTGCTGCTGGGGGAGATGGAAAGTTAGATGTGACAGATACCGTTCAGAAATTGCATAAAATTGAAACCGGCGAAGAAGTACCTGTTGCTGCAACTACAGTTGAAACAAAAGAGGAAGCGGAAGTAAATGATACGAACTGGCTTTCTTATGATGATTATGAGCTTACAGTGATTCAGCAATCGTTTGAACAGGACTATCACACATATGAAATCTCTGTACAACTTAGAGAAGACTGTCTATTAAAAGCTGCTCGAGTATATATGGTGTTTGAATTACTAGAAAAAATGGGAGATGTAATTAAATCTTCTCCATCCGTTGAAAAGCTAGAGGACGAACAATTTGATAACATTTTCTATATTGCATTAGTTACTTCTGAACCGAAAGATGATGTTCAAAAGAAACTAATGAAAGTTTCTGAGGTTACAGAAGTAAAAGTCAATCCTGTGACAATAGAGCAATTAAAAAATCGTCAAAACGTTGAACTTAACCAAGTAGAAGCTTCTCAACAAATTGTAGTTGAACAGGAACAAGTTAATAACGCGAATGAAACAAAACCTGCTTCAACAGAAAAATCTACACCATCTAAAGCAAATCATTCTACAGGGAATAAAACGATACGTGTAAATATTGAGCGATTAGACATCCTCATGAATTTGTTTGAGGAGTTAGTAATTGATCGTGGTCGACTTCAATCGATTTCAGAGGAACTGCATAATGGTGAATTAGATGAAACTGTAGAACGTATGTCTAGAATAACTGGGGATCTTCAAAATATTATTTTAAATATGCGAATGGTGCCAGTGGAGACAGTCTTTAATCGTTTCCCACGAATGGTTCGTCAACTCGAAAGAGATTTGAACAAAAAAATTAACCTTGAAGTTATTGGCGCAGAGACAGAATTAGATCGTACTGTTATTGATGAGATTGGAGATCCACTCGTTCACTTAATTCGAAATTCATTAGATCATGGAATTGAAAGCCCAGAAATTCGTATTGCTAATGGCAAGCCAGAAGAGGGCACAGTAGTATTACGTGCATACCATAGTGGAAATCATGTCTTTATAGAAATTGAAGATGATGGTGCTGGTATTAACCGTCAAAAAGTTCTTAAAAAAGCGATCTCTAGAGGGCTTGTATCTGAAGAGACAGCTTCTACTTTAAGTGACAAACAAGTAGCAGAGTTTATATTATCTTCTGGTTTTTCAACAGCAGATAAAATTTCAGATGTATCTGGCCGCGGTGTTGGTCTAGATGTTGTAAAAACGACTATAGAGTCACTTGGTGGCACAATTGATATTTCTTCCACAGAAGGAAAAGGATCATTGTTTTCTATACAGTTACCATTAACACTTTCCATTATTTCTGTAATGTTAGTAGAGCTTGGAGAAGAGATTTATGCAATTCCTTTATCATCTATTATTGAAACAGCTATTATCCGTTCATCTGATATTCTAAATGCGCATAATCAAAAAGTAATAGATTTCCGTGGAAAAGTTGTCCCATTAGTGTTCCTTGAGGATGTTTTTGATGTCCCTAGAGAAAGTAACGAAGAAGAATTCCACTCAGTAGTTCTTGTACGTAAAGGAGATAAACTAGCTGGATTAGTAGTTGATTCGTTTATTGGCCAACAAGAAGTTGTACTTAAATCTCTTGGAGAATATTTGACTAGTGTATTTGCAATTTCAGGAGCAACAATTTTAGGTAATGGTAAAGTAGCTCTTATTGTTGACTGCAATGCTTTAATAATTTAA
- a CDS encoding DUF6115 domain-containing protein — protein MTSVILVILILLQLFSFYLIALLYAKFSNLKDIEKKHEQVLADMDDSFGAYIAEIKDENNRLLQELNSSERSIATTSHDFAKNENSKKELKASNEMLKPYISKQLAANSYLKTAATTEKKEPVTIKEKVLYYADEGKSKDEIAKLLQIGKTEVELFLKFKDK, from the coding sequence ATGACATCTGTAATATTAGTTATTTTAATTTTACTTCAATTATTCAGTTTTTATTTAATTGCATTGTTGTATGCAAAATTCTCTAACCTAAAAGATATAGAGAAAAAACATGAACAAGTTTTAGCTGATATGGATGATTCATTTGGAGCTTACATCGCGGAAATAAAAGATGAAAATAATAGGCTTTTACAAGAATTAAATAGTTCAGAAAGATCAATTGCTACGACTTCACATGATTTCGCTAAGAATGAAAATAGTAAGAAAGAATTGAAAGCGTCAAATGAAATGCTAAAACCGTATATTTCTAAACAACTAGCAGCAAATAGCTATTTGAAAACGGCTGCAACTACTGAGAAAAAAGAGCCTGTAACGATAAAAGAAAAAGTTTTGTATTATGCTGATGAAGGTAAAAGCAAAGATGAAATTGCAAAACTATTGCAAATTGGCAAGACCGAAGTGGAGCTTTTCCTAAAATTTAAAGATAAATAG
- a CDS encoding chemotaxis protein CheD, with product MSEQGQVVKVGIADMNIAKLPNTIRTSGLGSCVGVVLYDEKSKIAGLIHVMLPDSSLGRGENINIAKFADTGIPAMIEQLKLEGVQPFKLRAKIAGGAQMFQFSSSRDTMRIGPRNVDAVKEQLKKFTIPIVSEDTGGNSGRTIEFNPSTSMLNIRTVNQGVREI from the coding sequence ATGAGTGAACAAGGTCAAGTAGTTAAAGTGGGTATTGCTGATATGAATATCGCAAAACTACCGAATACAATACGGACTTCCGGACTTGGTTCATGTGTAGGTGTAGTATTATATGACGAAAAATCTAAAATAGCAGGATTAATCCATGTAATGCTTCCTGATTCTAGTTTAGGACGAGGAGAGAACATCAATATTGCAAAATTTGCGGATACTGGAATTCCTGCAATGATTGAGCAGCTTAAATTAGAAGGGGTACAGCCCTTTAAGCTTCGAGCAAAAATTGCTGGAGGTGCACAAATGTTTCAGTTTTCTTCTAGCAGAGATACAATGCGAATTGGCCCTAGAAATGTAGATGCTGTAAAAGAGCAGTTAAAAAAATTCACAATACCGATTGTTTCAGAAGATACAGGAGGTAATAGTGGAAGAACAATTGAGTTCAATCCTTCTACTAGCATGTTAAATATAAGAACCGTTAACCAAGGAGTGAGAGAAATATAA
- the rpsB gene encoding 30S ribosomal protein S2 encodes MSVISMKQLLEAGVHFGHQTRRWNPKMKKYIFVERNGIYIIDLQKTVKKLEEAYDFMRQVGQDGGKVLFVGTKKQAQEAIKEEAERSGNYYINQRWLGGTLTNFGTIQKRVARLKAIEKMEEDGTFSVLPKKEVVQLKKEHERLVKFLGGIRDMKAIPDVMFVVDPRKERIAVAEARKLNIPLVGIVDTNCDPDEIDYVIPANDDAIRAVKLLTAKMADALLEARQGEDEVAPAEVAAE; translated from the coding sequence ATGTCAGTAATCTCTATGAAACAATTACTTGAGGCTGGTGTACACTTCGGTCACCAAACTCGCCGTTGGAATCCAAAAATGAAAAAATACATTTTTGTTGAACGTAACGGAATCTACATCATCGATCTTCAAAAAACGGTGAAAAAATTAGAAGAAGCTTATGATTTCATGCGTCAAGTAGGTCAAGATGGTGGTAAAGTTCTTTTCGTTGGAACTAAAAAACAAGCTCAAGAGGCTATTAAAGAAGAAGCGGAACGTTCAGGTAACTACTACATTAACCAACGTTGGTTAGGTGGTACTTTAACTAACTTCGGTACTATTCAAAAACGTGTAGCTCGTCTAAAAGCGATTGAAAAAATGGAAGAAGACGGTACTTTCTCTGTACTTCCTAAAAAAGAAGTTGTTCAACTTAAAAAAGAACACGAACGTCTAGTAAAATTCTTAGGCGGTATCCGTGATATGAAAGCTATTCCGGATGTTATGTTCGTTGTTGATCCACGTAAAGAGCGCATTGCTGTAGCAGAAGCTCGTAAATTGAACATTCCATTAGTAGGTATCGTTGATACAAACTGTGATCCAGATGAAATCGACTATGTAATTCCTGCAAATGATGATGCAATTCGCGCAGTAAAATTATTAACTGCTAAAATGGCGGATGCATTACTTGAAGCAAGACAAGGTGAAGATGAAGTAGCTCCAGCTGAAGTTGCTGCTGAGTAA
- a CDS encoding FliA/WhiG family RNA polymerase sigma factor, whose translation MAKHYSTEEDLLWKKWIENKDPQAGDLLIRKYTPLVSYHVQRIGASIPKNISRDELKSLGMMGLFDALNKFDYSRDLKFDTYASFRVRGAIIDGLRKEDWLPRSSREKAKKLEAKIEELEQRLMRHASAEEIADFVEMPVEDVYQTVQEHFFSNVLSIDEQLQDNEEMDSKSFNIRDDSQKTPEQHMVKHELIQDLAKQINQLNENEQLVLSLFYTEELTLTVIGEMLGLSTSRISQIHSKALFKLRKLLGNEIMNV comes from the coding sequence GTGGCAAAACATTATTCGACAGAAGAAGACCTTCTTTGGAAAAAATGGATAGAAAACAAAGATCCTCAAGCTGGAGATTTATTAATACGAAAATACACGCCTCTTGTTTCGTATCATGTTCAACGTATTGGTGCAAGCATCCCTAAAAATATATCAAGAGACGAATTGAAAAGCCTTGGGATGATGGGGTTATTTGATGCTCTTAATAAATTTGACTACTCAAGAGACTTGAAATTTGATACGTATGCATCGTTTCGGGTTAGAGGTGCTATCATTGATGGACTAAGAAAAGAAGATTGGCTTCCTAGATCATCAAGAGAAAAGGCTAAAAAGCTTGAAGCCAAAATCGAAGAACTAGAGCAGCGATTAATGAGACATGCATCAGCAGAAGAAATTGCCGATTTTGTTGAAATGCCTGTTGAAGATGTGTATCAAACAGTCCAAGAACATTTTTTTTCAAATGTATTGTCTATAGATGAACAACTTCAAGACAATGAAGAAATGGATAGTAAATCATTTAATATTAGAGATGATTCACAGAAAACACCTGAGCAGCACATGGTAAAACATGAACTAATCCAAGATCTAGCCAAACAAATTAATCAATTAAATGAGAATGAACAATTGGTATTAAGTCTTTTTTATACGGAAGAGTTAACATTAACAGTAATTGGAGAAATGCTTGGTTTATCTACATCCAGAATTTCACAGATACATTCCAAGGCATTGTTTAAACTTCGTAAATTGTTAGGGAACGAAATTATGAATGTCTAG